A genomic window from Bos javanicus breed banteng chromosome 13, ARS-OSU_banteng_1.0, whole genome shotgun sequence includes:
- the BHLHE23 gene encoding class E basic helix-loop-helix protein 23 — MAELKSLSGDAYLELSHGYAEAGLAYGAARGPEAARGYGMPGTGSDLPAASAPRVPAAAAESSGEQSGDEDDAFERRRRRRGPGSAADGRRRPREQRSLRLSINARERRRMHDLNDALDGLRAVIPYAHSPSVRKLSKIATLLLAKNYILMQAQALDEMRRLVAYLNHGQGLATPVAAAPLTPFGQAALYPFSASAALPCPDKCAAFSGTPSALCKHCNEKP, encoded by the coding sequence ATGGCAGAGCTCAAGTCGCTGTCGGGGGACGCGTACCTGGAGCTGAGCCACGGCTACGCGGAGGCGGGCCTCGCCTACGGGGCGGCCCGGGGGCCGGAGGCGGCCCGCGGCTACGGCATGCCGGGCACGGGAAGTGACCTCCCCGCGGCGTCAGCGCCCCGAGTCCCGGCCGCGGCGGCCGAGAGCAGCGGCGAGCAGAGCGGGGACGAGGACGACGCCTTCGAGCGGCGGAGGCGGCGGCGCGGGCCGGGGAGCGCGGCGGACGGACGGCGGCGGCCCCGGGAGCAGCGGTCCCTGCGGCTGAGCATCAACGCCCGGGAGCGCCGGCGGATGCACGACCTGAACGACGCCCTGGACGGTCTGCGCGCGGTGATCCCCTACGCGCACAGCCCGTCGGTGCGCAAGCTCTCCAAGATCGCCACGCTGCTGCTTGCCAAGAACTACATCCTCATGCAGGCGCAGGCCCTGGACGAGATGCGGCGCCTCGTGGCCTACCTCAACCACGGCCAGGGCTTGGCCACGCCGGTGGCCGCCGCGCCCTTGACACCCTTCGGCCAGGCTGCACTGTACCCCTTCTCTGCCAGCGCCGCGCTGCCCTGTCCAGACAAGTGCGCCGCCTTCTCCGGGACGCCCTCGGCGCTTTGCAAACACTGTAACGAGAAGCCCTAA